In Ananas comosus cultivar F153 linkage group 7, ASM154086v1, whole genome shotgun sequence, the sequence CGATCACCACCATCAGCAGCAGCTCCTCCACTCCCTCCACCGCCGCATCTCCGCCCTCGAATCCTCTCTCCCCAGCCTCTCCCCTCCTCCCCATCCCCCTCCCCTTCACGCCCATTCCAAGCGATCGCCGTCGCCAAAGAAGCACCTtttctctcctccgccgccgcctccgccgcaaaCGCTCCAGGATTTGGCGGCGCGGACCATCCAAACCCACTTCCGCCTCTTCCTCGTGCGGCGATCCCAAACCCTCCGCCACCTCAAACGCCTCGCCTCCATCAAATCCCATGTCGCCGCCCTCAGATCCTCCCTCTCCGACAAGACCCACCTCCACCCGGGAGCCCTCTCCGAATCCGCCATGgctctcctcctcgagctcgaCGCCATACAGGTAAGCTCGACAAAGCCTACATTTCTATTTgggtggcttttttttttctttttttccttatcCTGTGGGATTGCTCAACTggggttttttttaattacaggGCGGAGATCCGATGCTTCGTGAAGGGAAGAGATCGATAAGCCGGGAACTTACCCGCATGTTGGACTTCGTCGACAAGGTGTTGGTGAAGGAGAAGGAGCTCATGGAGATCCCAGAGAACGCCTACAGAGTGATCCCACCCACAAGGACGGGGAAAAAGGTGAGCTTTCTCGAGAACGAGAAGGGGAAGAGATCTCCGGTTTCTAGTGCTTCCCATGAACCATTTTCGGAAAAAAGAGATCTTTTACAGAGATTGAGGAGAGATCCTGGAGAGAATGGGATTCATGGATCTCATCATCAGCTCaatggtgaagaagaagaagaagaagaagaggaagaagaagaagaagaagaagaagagaagagctCAGAGAGCAATTCAGAGAGCCCGAAAGCGAAGTTGGGGCTCTCCGCGCCATTGCCGGTGCAAATGGAGCCCAGGAGATTGACTGCTTCGAGGTGACGGTGCTGATTTTAGTGCCCAAATTTGATCTATATCGAGCAATGAgcaaagaattttaatttttcctaCGAATCTTGTTTAGCGGTGAACTGTATTTTTAAGTAGAAAATccttttgctgctgctgctgctgctgctgcttctgctgctgctgcttctgctatCATTTTTTGTGCTTGCCTGTGTTTGCTAAGTAAGTGCTTTTGAGTGCGCAAGACTGCTGTTCCATTATTTATGAAAGATCTGCTGTCTTTGTTTTTTGATCGAGTTATTCTGCATTTGAGGAATTAATAGCCATAGGTGCTGTTATGTTGGTCTTGCTCAttcttctttttaaattatCTCCAGTGTCCTAGATGTGTATGACACTTACTCCTTTGTGGGGGTAATCACTGTATGATCCATAGGAAGAGTATCTTAAATTTAGTATGATTTCATGATGTGGATTGTTTCCTGATCATGTAGGCGACCGGGTACACTATAATCAATCTACAGTTCTAGTTCGATTGTTGTACGTCACTGCTGAGGGCCAAATAGATGAAAATAAaggacaaggaaaagaaaatgaagactAGTTGCTAGTGCTAACCCTACTGTTCCATGAAAATGTGAGCTCATGCTTCTTTCCCCCAAActcatttattttgttattggaTCTCAAAGGGAACATAAGCCATATTGGATTTTGTCCCGCTTAGAACCAGTTATCAGGTGCAGTAGCTATGTGTTGCACACCTGATAGGCCACTTGTAAGTAGGAAACATCTCAGAGTTTTCCAGGATGGTGGTAGGCACATGTCTTCACCAAAGAGACCTCTCCTCAGTTTGTACTGATCAGATATACTACGGATTAATTGTTGGGTAGATACTATGAAATTCTGAAAAATTTTCAAGAGTCGAGAAGATGTATATAATTTCTCTATGCATATCTTACGAAGTAGCTACAGGCATACATAAAGCATTCAGGCATACATAAAGCATTTTAACTATCACACATGGTTCGATAGAGCTCCAAAAATCTAGATCAAAACCATAACAGTGGACGATAAAACCAAATAATGGATAAAGAAACAGACTTGACATCCAATTGAGTACATTTCATCTCTGGCGCGTCATCTCTAGGGCATGTATAAGAACTCAATCAGAAGCACTAGATGAGCATTACAATTACTAGACAATGGATATAACTCAATGTACAATATAAGATGATAACACGGAAAAATTTACATACATCTCAGAGCCTCGAGCAAACTGCAATAGCAAAGCGGAGATTCAGAAGGATAATTGACCTGAATAAGCAGCTTGCACGTGTAGAACGAGCTCTCATCTTCACTTCATAGTGACGACAAATCCTCTTTAAATCATGTTTTTTAATGAACCTACACTGCTGTACTAATAGACCATCTACGATTCCTCACTCTTCACGGGCATCCACGAAGCACTCTGCCTGGAGTCCCGCCTCCAACGTGTCACAAACCCAAGAACGTAACCCAGTAAGACCGCACCAAGTATAAGGCTTGCGCCTTTCACATACCACGGGAATATAGTCTTAACGACCACCTTCTGACCACTGTCGCCACCGCCGCCACTCGTAATATTAATATTCAAGACTTGACCAGAAAAGATCTCCACCATATCATGCATTTGCCCATCATGGTTCCCAATATATGTAAGCGTTAGCTTCTCCCTCGTGGCAACAAGCCTCGTGTACCCAAACTCTCCCCCACGGTACATTGACCTCTCCGGCTGGGGGAAAATTGGCACATCTGGGTGGTCAGATCTTGGCTCCCATATCGGCTGCCAGTCCTGACCGGCCATTCCGATCACCACATGGACTGGCGCACCCCCAGCTGTAAAGCTTGAGTTTGTGTGAACACAGGTGAATTTCTTCACGGGGCAGAACCTCTCGTACCTATGGACATGGCCCCACAAAGCCAGGGTTACATTGTTATCCACTAATAAGGGTTCCAAACTCTCAAGCATTTTCTCTCTCAGTGGAGCATCCCTCACTTCATTACTTGTTGTGTACATTGGTCGGTGGCCTTGAACGACAATAAAAGGTGTCTTGTTTCTATCTACACTCTCGAGATCAGATTTGATGAAGTTATACTGATCGCTTCCCTGGAGGAAATTGGTCTCTGTCGATATGTAAAGGAAATGAACAACACCAAAATCAAATGAATAATAGAGGTTCTGCGTGTGCGGGGATCCTGTTCCTGTGGGGAAAGAAGAGTTCCCAGGCATTTGGAATCTGACACTATAAGGTACCCCACATTCACCTCCACCATCCTTTCCATAAACACCATATAAAGACCACCAAGGCCTCCAAGGCTGTGCCGGCCAGTCATACTCGTGGTTTCCGATGCAGACATGGTACGGTACGGCAGAAGCAATGGGCTCGATCTGGTTAAAGAACTCGTCCCATATCCACGCATATCCCCTGGCATAGCTGATGTCGCCTATGTGGGAAATGAAGGCAGGTTTATCTCCTAAGGCTTCAATGTCGCGGAGGATCCACTTCACAGTTGACTTGCTCTCATCTTGGGTGCGGTAGAAGGTTGAGTACGGGACATAAGTACCCATGTCCCCAAATAGAAAGGCGATGGTCTCGTTTGAATTATTGTCACGTGATATAAAGCTGCGGATTGCGCTCCAGCCTCCCGAATCACTACCAACCTGGTGATAcagattatataatataaatagaaatGATCATAGGCAAATCACAAATAACTCGGCAGAAACAGGACGGTGAGCTACTATATTCAACGAACGAACATTACTTATAATGAGATGAGCAATAAAGAGAGTCAGTCAAAAATCACCATGATGAGCAATCATCTCATACTAGAGATATATTGACAAATGAAGCTGAAACACAATCAAAATATTCACTAGTGTGATGTTTACTCATGAATAATTCTTGATATTATTGTCATATGACTcgccatctttttttttccttgctaTGCATATAGGTGCTAAAGCAAATCAAAACCTGGTGGAACcaaatttgctattttttgttattcttgTATATCTTATTTTGCACGAGTACATACATGCTCATATATATAAGCATATAATGATCATAGATTCATATAGACAATCTACAGAAAGACAGAGTGACAGACTATGATACATCATACATGGTATGCATTTGGAAAAACAACAAGCAAAGTACTCAACTAAGCAATCACATACATACTAATGCTTGTATAGTTTAAGCAGAACGTAGAAGATGTAAAGATTAAGAACAGCAAATTTCAAGCAATAAAAGTCATCGGATAGATAGGAAAGCATCTACATATAAAGCAGAAGCAGATGAAATGTAAATACAAGAAACCGATTAAAGTAAGACATGAACtagctataaatatatattcgcTAGAACTACCTTTCAAAACTAAGAGGCATACTAAGCAAAAACATGGTTATCTGCAGAAACCTAATAACCATTTGTAGAAAAGGATATGTGGATTAAGGAAATAAAAGCTaacatatatgccaaattattCAGTCCGAAGTCCCTATAAACTGACTACTACTTTCCTCTGTGAGAAGAAAGCAGATAGAGTTATTCTGCGAAAATACGCTGGAGTTCCCACTAGAACTCAGACATGACATGACACAACCAATTAATCCAAAGGAACCTATGATTAGAAACATCTGCAAATGCCATAGCTAATGCCAAATTTTGATCTTTAGTCATCTGCAAGCAATTCCATACCCTTAAAAAGGGGTATTTCCAATTCCAATAGCCAAATTAGCAGCAAAAATAAACTATTGAAGCAATGGAAAGATCAAATCTTTCTCACCGTGTAATAATACCTCTTTCCCTTCTCCAAATTACTCATCACCCCATCGTGTGTAAACCCTGGATCCCTCCACCCGATGGTCGCGTTCGCGGGGTAATCACACATATCCTTCCTCTCATACCTCCTCACGTCCGTTTTCGCCATCCGATCGAGCTTCTCCATATCCAATCCGTAGCTCACGAAGCTCTCCGCCCCATCCACGGTGACAAACATCACCCGCATCTCATCCTCCCGATCCGTGATCGACAGGTGGATCTGATCGGGCCCTAGAACCTTCCCGAACCCCACCTCCTCCGACGCCGCGAGACGATGCTTCGTCCCCGGAAGTGGGTTCCCGTCGTGGTCGTGGTGGCGGTCGCTCACCTCGTTCCTGGTCCATCGAAACACCCGGAACACGTAGTTGGATCGGAGATCCACCAAGGGGAGATCAACGTACCCCGATCCGGATTGCCAATCGCGCGAGGAATTGAGGAAGACGTAGCCAATGAACTCCTTGTCGGGGGAGTTCGGGGGTGAGTAGATCCCGAGCCAATCGAGATCGGAGGGGGAGTCTACCCCCGACCATTGGATCCGCACGGTGCGGTTCGATCGGGTGAGGGTTTTGGGGGAGACCGAGAGGGAGACgtgggaggagagggagggggagggggagaggaaggagacgaAGAAGATAAGGAAGAGGACTTGGGTCGACGCCATTGGGGAGGAGCTTATGCgggggaggggagagagagagagagagagagagagagagagagctggtgACGGACGTGGTGGTGAGGAATTAAATATTGGGTATAAAAGAACAAGGGTCGGGAGGAGAAACGAGAAACGGGGTTGGTTGGAATGAGTCGATCATAGCCGTCGGATTAGGATCGATATTAAGGGAGGGTGGGGGAAGGAGGATGATGCTAATGAGGTATCGGGTGGTGCGGTTACATGATAAGAACGTTTTCTTGAGTTGCAATTAAGGTGATATTCAGATTCTGTGTCCGGCCCAGGTGGATGAGTAGTTGTTAGTGAGTGGACGTCTCCGGACTTTGGAGCGATCGAAAGCAGaacaaaatttatgaattttataatatttggtTTCGTAAAGTTTGGATGATTTTACAACTTCGATGCTGAAATGAGCTCATGCTAAGTATAATCTTTTCTGAGATTCAAAAAAATAAGCGGGCCTTTAACACTTTTCACTTTGTTACTCGGAGGAGGGACCGAAGCCCGAATCGGAGTGTTGTATTGGGTTCCTTAAAATGGGCTAGAATTTTGGGCTATCGGTGGAAACTAGGCCCAGCGCCTTTGCATACATATTATTACTCACCgcgttggacttggaaattagTCTGAAACTGAAGCCCAGAATAAACCGTAATGAAGGGACGTATCGAATCTCAAAGCACCATTGGAGGGCTTGGATATCAGCGAATGTGGCTAAGACCCCGTCTCTAAAACAGATTAAGTAAACCCGACCCCATTGGTCTCTTCCGTTCATGCCATTCATTTTACTTCATGCCATTCATTTTACTACATTGATTACCGCACGTCCCGCTTTCCTCTTCATGGGTCTCTCGCCACGGCGTTTAAAGCCCACCACCCCTtccctccctctctttctctctctctcattccaaATGATCCCCATCTCTCCTAAATGATCACCGAGCATATTCAGAAAacaatgaagaagaagaagagctctTCCGCCGCCTCCATCCTCTGGCCTCTCCTCTTGGCCACCCTTCTCCTCCCACCGCCCTCTCGGGCCCGGCTTCTTGAGCCCACCTCCGACGCGGCCGCCTTGGCCCATCTCTGCCGTGCCCATCGGGCCCACTGggcccaccaccaccaccaccaccaccgccttGCGGTGCATCATCCGCCGCCTTCTTGGTGCTTCCAATTCCTGCAAACACAGCTTcacccaccgccgccgccgccgccgccgccgccgagcggAGAAGAGATCGACCCAAGGTATGGCATGGTGAAGCGGCTCGTGCCCACCGGGCCCAACCCTCTTCACAACTGATCCACAGGCTCGCCCGGCCGACCGACCGACCGACCCAGTCCGGCTTGGCGCGTCTTCTCTTGTGGATTTTTGGATAGTCATACTATTTCCGTCTTGAATTCATATATACTAGTACAAAGTCCTTTCTTGTTCTTTCTTTCCGTTTCTTGTTGTGCGTGGCTTCCTATTGCCGAATCAAGGTGAATCACTGTACTAGTTTCAATTGATGGAAAGAGATTACAATGGAGGATGTTTgcttcaaaaaacaaaaaaataaataaaacttttttttagggGTTCATATTTCTACTAtggcaatgaaaaaaaaaaaaaaaaaacttctctttttttaaattttgattcatatttccattATGGCAATGGTGGTCTTTTAACAGTAGTCAAGAGAATCTTATGAGTTCATTAAATTATGGGGACTCAATGCACCAGCACTTTTCTGGTGGGGGCAGCTTTACATTATACGGACGCTCCCATAGTGTCCTCCAATGTATCTCCCCAACAGTTATGAAGAGCATTCATGGGTTGCTCATTTGTTCCAGTGAACATTAATGTCAACTACTAAGCCACttatagaaagaaaaatgcGTGTTTCTGTGCTCTCCTACGTACGTCTATGTACTCTGCTTCTCCGCTTGTCatggttattattattactactaaaTAGGAATCTTTTGtagcctttcttttttttctttttttcttttttttcctactgtTGGTTTTTAGTGAATTGCAAATTTATGTGTTTTTTGACTTAATTTCCTGATAATCTCATCTACAAAATTAGTTGTTGTTGCTAAAAGTGGTTTCCTGCTTTTATACACTCGGTTTACAATagcttcatttttattttccttccaagTTCTACGATTTTGAAGGCATCTATGTATAGTTTGTAGATTAGTTTGCAAACTCACTTTTTAAGGGAAAATAGAGTCCCAAAGAAACAATAAGCATTACTACTAACTTCACATTTTTCATTTAGAAACTGTTAAGAACAATAATTCTACACTGCCTCAAAAATTTGCTTAGTTCATCTCCTTTacgaatgaagcggtagcatactaccttttctcaaaaaaaaataattccgtAGTGGGTACACAGTAAAaccttaattaatatataatatcaggTATTTCTTACCTATTAGATTACGCTTTTCGGGTAGACCCGATTGAGATCCATTCGGGTTTACGATCAAATCCGAGTCCAAACAGTTGCCAACTATGGGGAAAGCAAGTTTGTAGTAAAATCATGGGCCAGGCTGGGCTGGATCagctcaaaaaattttgaatccatGGGCTGGGCCTAAATGTTTCGGGCCTTAATATTTATACGAGATCTCGAACTTTGTAAACTTAAAATTATCTCGGGTATAAGGTTTAATTTCACctaatttaatagataaaatttGGGCTATTGATTAATCTTAACAACTATCAATCATAAACAACAAAGAGCATGCAATATTTTCCAAGTCGTAGCCAAGATGCCAGGAAATTTCCGGCCAAATCTAAgcaatgaaaaagaaaagaggttcCCAGTGAGTGGTGTCGAGCACATGGTGGGACATTATCAAGCTTAGAGTCTCCCTATTCAGAGCTCCTACAACTAGCTTTTCCTCGTCACTTTGAATGGCTCTTTTCTACGCTCTAGCTCTAGGCATTTTCACTCTTATTGGTCAGAAACATGTTTCTAATCTCTAGCGGCCTGTTTAGTCCAGTTGAAATAAAAGTTAGAtgtttgacaaataaaaatctAGACACTTTCTAAAACGAGCGG encodes:
- the LOC109712972 gene encoding BAG family molecular chaperone regulator 8, chloroplastic, translating into MSSPRPHHHPHHHHHCNSHHYYSPSCCCCSSSSYYSSAASCCCGCCNSSSPPPSLPPPPSNATAAADPLLHALADHLLLILQSPKPSSPPPPPLYSYPHLKPYPSPQTHQPPPHDHHHQQQLLHSLHRRISALESSLPSLSPPPHPPPLHAHSKRSPSPKKHLFSPPPPPPPQTLQDLAARTIQTHFRLFLVRRSQTLRHLKRLASIKSHVAALRSSLSDKTHLHPGALSESAMALLLELDAIQGGDPMLREGKRSISRELTRMLDFVDKVLVKEKELMEIPENAYRVIPPTRTGKKVSFLENEKGKRSPVSSASHEPFSEKRDLLQRLRRDPGENGIHGSHHQLNGEEEEEEEEEEEEEEEEEKSSESNSESPKAKLGLSAPLPVQMEPRRLTASR
- the LOC109712970 gene encoding probable inactive purple acid phosphatase 2, whose product is MASTQVLFLIFFVSFLSPSPSLSSHVSLSVSPKTLTRSNRTVRIQWSGVDSPSDLDWLGIYSPPNSPDKEFIGYVFLNSSRDWQSGSGYVDLPLVDLRSNYVFRVFRWTRNEVSDRHHDHDGNPLPGTKHRLAASEEVGFGKVLGPDQIHLSITDREDEMRVMFVTVDGAESFVSYGLDMEKLDRMAKTDVRRYERKDMCDYPANATIGWRDPGFTHDGVMSNLEKGKRYYYTVGSDSGGWSAIRSFISRDNNSNETIAFLFGDMGTYVPYSTFYRTQDESKSTVKWILRDIEALGDKPAFISHIGDISYARGYAWIWDEFFNQIEPIASAVPYHVCIGNHEYDWPAQPWRPWWSLYGVYGKDGGGECGVPYSVRFQMPGNSSFPTGTGSPHTQNLYYSFDFGVVHFLYISTETNFLQGSDQYNFIKSDLESVDRNKTPFIVVQGHRPMYTTSNEVRDAPLREKMLESLEPLLVDNNVTLALWGHVHRYERFCPVKKFTCVHTNSSFTAGGAPVHVVIGMAGQDWQPIWEPRSDHPDVPIFPQPERSMYRGGEFGYTRLVATREKLTLTYIGNHDGQMHDMVEIFSGQVLNINITSGGGGDSGQKVVVKTIFPWYVKGASLILGAVLLGYVLGFVTRWRRDSRQSASWMPVKSEES
- the LOC109712974 gene encoding inactive protein FON2 SPARE1-like — its product is MITEHIQKTMKKKKSSSAASILWPLLLATLLLPPPSRARLLEPTSDAAALAHLCRAHRAHWAHHHHHHHRLAVHHPPPSWCFQFLQTQLHPPPPPPPPPPSGEEIDPRYGMVKRLVPTGPNPLHN